DNA from Globicephala melas chromosome 5, mGloMel1.2, whole genome shotgun sequence:
ACTAGAAACAGTCATGTGACTCTACCAACAATGAGCTGAGCAGATCCAAtggctggaggtgggagagaggcaTGGGATGGTTTCAGGAAAAGCTTTTGCTTTCCTAACAAAAGGGGACGGATgacagctttcttctttttcttctttcctggatTACCAGTAATACGGCTACACCTGTGGCAGCCCTTGTGcgaccataatggaaaggaataagaGAATATCTTATAAATATGTAAGAGGATCGCTGATTCTTAGCCCTGACACCACTGAATCCTTAATCCAACATCAGAAACTACCTACCTCCAGGGTTCTTAAAATATGAGACAAGTAAACTCTTAGTTATTAAACCACCCTCGTTTGGTTTTCTATTACTTTCAGACAGATGCATTCCTAATCGATACAAAatacacatgcacgcacatacacaatcacacacagacacacactggcACACAAGACAGGTACTGAGGTATATTTACCAAAGTGTAAACAGTAATCATCTCTTTCTCAAGTGTGTGGTGGTCTCTTCTTTATACTTTACACTTTTCTGTTCTGCCTTACTATTATTATAACCAAAAATAACTATAATTCTTTTTTGCTttaggaagagagagagcaagttTTAATTGTTTGGGCTCTGTCTGCTGATATGTTCACAAGAGCAACTGACTTATTCCCTAAAAATCTCATGCCTGTGTAGGAAGAAAGAAACCCAGGCATCTGGCTCTGaaggaagatgaggaaactggcaaATGGCCAGTCATTTGGACACTGAATTGACACAGTGATAACAGTTCTGTTAGGAAGCTCCTCACTCAGACCTCTTATGAGGAAGAGTCAGAACGCCCTCCTACTTTGTTCATCTCTATCCCTATTACTTTGCCAGAAGACATTTGGAGCTTGTTTTGAGTGCTGAGTTTTGCATATTAAcatctgttatgggttgaattgtgcattcccccccaaaaaaatatatgttaaactaCAAATCACCAGTACCTTCCTacgtgatcttatttggaaatacacTGCGATtatttaagatgaggtcatactggagttgGATGGCCCCCAAGCCATCAATACGATAAATCATGTCAGTACAAGAAAatacgtggggcttccctggtggtgcagaatccacctgccaatgcaggagacacgggttcgagccctggtccgggaagatcccacatgccgtggagcaactgagcccacgcgccacaactactgagcctgcgctctagagcccgtgctccacaacaagagaagcccctgctctctgcaactagagaaagcccgctcgcaacaacaaagacccagcgcagccaaaaataaataaagtttttttttaaaaaagagaaaagaatcaaaataaaattaaattaaaaatttaattaaaaaaagaaaacatgaagataCAAAGACACCCAGGGAGAACGCCATTAacaatgaaggcagagattggagggatgcagCTGCAAGCCAGGGAATGCCAAAGGCTGCccacaaaccaccagaagctgggaagaggcaaggaagaagtTCCCTataggtttcagagggagcatgaaCCTGCTGCCACCTTCATTTCAGAGTGCTagtctccagaaccgtgagacaatacatttctgttgttcaaagccacccagtttgtggagCTTGGCTATGACTGCCCTAGGAAACTAAGGGAGcatctttctttttgttcttttcctcaaGGATAAAAAACAAGAGTTAAGCAACTTTTCAAAACACTTAAATAAccagaaattatttcattttccaagCAACCTTGTGAAATAGATTAAACagtatgtattttcttaaaaatgaaaagactgaggTACACAATCACCCCTGACACCCTCAGCTCTCTCTCTCATTACCTTCTTTGTGTTTCTACATCGAAGCACTGCTGGAATGCATCTTTTTTTATCTGTTTACCAAATTCTGTATCATGTAGTTTCTATGAGGAAGAGCTTATGCGTCTGTTTATTGCTGATCTTTAGTTCCCTACAGAAGGGTCTAGCACATGGCtctcaacacacatttattaaatgAACGACTGGAATGATTTGTTGaacaaagaagggaggaaagtaaGCTTGTATCTATTAAACACTTGCTCTGTATCAAGCACTTTCTTTTTGTACTTCTTAGATTTTATCCTCCTACTCTTCAAGAAAGGAATTGTTACCCATAATTTACACATGAAGAATCAGCACTCAAGAGCATGGGTTGGCAATAATTAACAAGTCAATCCCTATGGAGAGATGGTGAACTCTCAAAAACTGCTCATGCATGCAAAATGCATAACTTCCATGAAGGGGACTTCGGGAAAATCTACCAAAATTATACTTTTCTGTTCTGCCTTATGattgttataataaaaaataactatgaatttttttcattaaaaaagggTGTAGCTTTTTTCTGCTCGTGGACGCCGCCGAGTAAGCATCGTTGacgtctcccccccaccctccactgCCGTTATGTCTAAGTCAGAGTCACCCAAAGAGCCCGAACAGCTGCGGAAGCTCTTCATCGGAGGTTTGAGCTTTGAAACAACCGATGAGAGTCTGAGGAGCCATTTTGAGCAGTGGGGAACGCTCACAGATTGTGTGGTAATGAGGGATCCAAACACCAAACGCTCCAGAGGCTTCAGGTTTGTCACATATGCCACTGTGGAGGAGGTGGATGCGGCCATGAATGCAAGGCCACACAACGTGGATGGAAGAGTTGTGGAACCAAAGAGGGCCGTCTCAAGAGAAGATTCTCAAAGACCTGGTGCCCACTTaactgtgaaaaagatttttgttggtggcattaaagaagacactgaagaacATCATCTAAGAGATTATTTTGAACAGTATGGGAAAATTGAAGTGATTGAAATCATGACTGACCGAGGCAGTGGCAAAAAGAGAGGCTTTGCTTTTGTAACCTTTGATGATCATGACTCTGTAGACAAGATTGTCATTCAGAAATACCACACTGTGAATGGCCACAACTGTGAAGTAAGGAAAGCCCTATCTAAGCAAGAGATGGCTAGTGCTTCATCCAGCCAAAGAGGTCGAAGTGGTTCTGGAAACTTTGGTGGTGGTCGTGGAGGTGGTTTTGGTGGGAATGACAACTTTGGTCGTGGAGGAAACTTCAGCGGTCGAGGTGGCTTTGGTGGCAGCCGCGGTGGTGGTGGAtatggtggcagtggggatggctaTAATGGATTTGGTAATGATGGAAGCAATTTTGGAGGTGGTGGAAGCTACAACGATTTTGGCAGTTACAACAATCAGTCTTCAAATTTTGGACCCATGAAAGGAGGAAACTTTGGAGGCAGAAGTTCTGGCCCCTATGGTGGTGGAGGCCAATACTTTGCCAAACCCCGAAACCAAGGTGGCTATGGTGgttccagcagcagcagtagctatggcagtggcagaaggttttgattactgccaggaaacaaagcttagcaggagaggagagccagagaagTGACAGGGAAGCTACAGGCTACAAAAGATTTGTGAACTCGGCCAAGCACAGTGGTGGCAGGGCCCAGCTGctacaaagaagacatgtttTAGACAATACTCATGTGTATGGGCAAAAAAACTCGAGGACTGTATTTGTGACTAATTGTATAACAggttattttagtttctgttctgtggaaagtgtaaagcattccaacaaagggttttaatgtagattttttttttttgcacccatGCTGTTGATTGCTAAATGTAATGGTCTGATCGTGACGCTgaataaatgtgtcttttttttaaatgtgctgtgTAAAGTTAGTCTACTCTGAAGCCATTTTGGTAAACCACCCCAACAGTGTGAAGTTAGTATTCCTTCAGGGTGATGCCAGGTtccattcaaaatttatttacaacCTGCTTTGGTGGAGAAGCTACTGTCTTCTGAAACCTTGGTGTAGTTGAACTGACAGTTACTGCGTTGTGACCTTGGAGTTCACCGTGAAAAAGGGTCACCCAAGCCAAGTCATGGAGTTTTTTGATTATTAATATATGATTGTTGGCACATCCTATGCAATATATCTAAATTGGATTATGGTACCAGATATAGATGGGAATGAAGTTTGTGTATCATCCGTTATCATGtgtaataaataaacaatttaataccctcttgaaaaaaaaaaaaaaaagggtgtatTTACCCTTTGGCCCAGCAACcccatttctataaatatatccTAAGTGTACacagcaaacaagcaaaaaagaagGCACAGGactcatcacagcattatttataataacaaaagattggaaacaaatCAAGCATCCAACAAAAGGGGACAGGCTGAATAAATCTATTATGAATAAGTTATGAAATATCACatagctataaaaaggaatgagaaagacCTCTATATACTGCTGTGAAGTGATCTCCAGGATAGGTTAAGTTAAAAAAGCAAGGTAAACGGTGTTCtaaagaagacatttttatttaggTTAGGAAAACTATGATTATAcgtgcatatacacatatatatatttaattgtatttttctgaattaaaagTTGATGGACCTAAAACTAAGAACTAATAAGAAGTCTCCCTACAGAGAAAAGACAATGAagtcagggaaggaaggaggcaagaaGCTAGAACTCCCAAATGcccctggttttattttattttttcactttaaaattacacaaatattta
Protein-coding regions in this window:
- the LOC115839904 gene encoding heterogeneous nuclear ribonucleoprotein A1; the encoded protein is MSKSESPKEPEQLRKLFIGGLSFETTDESLRSHFEQWGTLTDCVVMRDPNTKRSRGFRFVTYATVEEVDAAMNARPHNVDGRVVEPKRAVSREDSQRPGAHLTVKKIFVGGIKEDTEEHHLRDYFEQYGKIEVIEIMTDRGSGKKRGFAFVTFDDHDSVDKIVIQKYHTVNGHNCEVRKALSKQEMASASSSQRGRSGSGNFGGGRGGGFGGNDNFGRGGNFSGRGGFGGSRGGGGYGGSGDGYNGFGNDGSNFGGGGSYNDFGSYNNQSSNFGPMKGGNFGGRSSGPYGGGGQYFAKPRNQGGYGGSSSSSSYGSGRRF